The following is a genomic window from Moorella sp. Hama-1.
GGGCTTGCAGCAAATCCCGCAGGGCCGCCTCCAAGCCGGGGTAGTGGAAGGAATAGCCGGCCCGGAGGGCGCGCTCTGGCAGCACCCGCTGACCGGTGAGCAGCATGTCGGCCATCTCCCCCAGGGCCAGCCGCAGCACACCAGCCGGTAGGCGCAAGGAGCAAGGCCGCCCCAGCACCCGCCCCAGAATACGGGCCAGTTCCTCCATGCGCACGGGCTGGGGCGCGGTGACGTTGAGCGGGCCGGCCAGCCCCTCTTCCTCCAGGGCCAGGCGGATGATGCCCAGGGCGTCCGCCAGGTGCACCCAGGAAACCCACTGCCGCCCGGAGCCCAGCGGCCCGCCCAGGAAAAACCGGAAGGGCCGGACCAGGCGGGGCAGGCTGCCCCCCTCCCGGGCCAGGACGATGCCGAAGCGCACGATCACCACCCGCAGGCCCAGGTCTTCCGCCCGGCGGGCCTCCTCTTCCCAAGCCCGGCAGACCCGGGCCAGGAAGTCGTCGCCAGGGCCGTCCTCTTCCG
Proteins encoded in this region:
- a CDS encoding TIGR01777 family oxidoreductase, translating into MRVVVTGGTGLIGSALGASLLRDGHRVIILSRWPDAAQARRDDGVEVVRWSGGEQLPAAALKDVQAVVNLAGENIGAGRWTAARKERIMESRREVTRNLVLSIAGSGERPRVLVNASAVGYYGPRGDEEVTEEDGPGDDFLARVCRAWEEEARRAEDLGLRVVIVRFGIVLAREGGSLPRLVRPFRFFLGGPLGSGRQWVSWVHLADALGIIRLALEEEGLAGPLNVTAPQPVRMEELARILGRVLGRPCSLRLPAGVLRLALGEMADMLLTGQRVLPERALRAGYSFHYPGLEAALRDLLQAPEPT